The genomic window TCGAGGTTCAGGGCGACGGCCGCCTGACGACCAGGCTGGGTCAGAATCCGGCTGATTTCCAGGTAGAGAAGGCGCAGTTGTCGCCGCTGAACGGGTCTTTCGTGGCCGAGGCGGGTGCCGGGCGCAGCTGTGCGCGGGCCACCTTTCATCAGCAGTCGTTCCCGTTCCAGCCGGGCTTCCCCGCGGGGCTGTGTTTCAAGAACCGGCTCGGTGACCTCTTCTACCTCGAGGTGGTGCCGACCCGTGACGGGGCGGCCCGGCCGTACCCGTACACGGTCAAGGCCTTCCGGGGTTGATGGTCAGCCGGCCAGCGTCGGGTAGTCGGTGTAGCCGCGATGGTCGCCGCCGAAGAACGACGGCTTGTCCGGTGTGTTGTAGGGGCCACCGGCGGCGAGGCGGGCCGGCAGGTCCGGGTTGGCCAGGAACAGCGCCCCGAACGACACCAGGTCGGCGGTGCCGTCGGCGATCAGTGCGAGGGCGTCGGGGCCGGTGATGCCGGGGTAGGTGGCCGGGTTCAGCACGAACGTGCCGGGCCAGGCGGCGCGCAGTCGGCGGGTCAGGGCCCGGTCGGGGCTTTCGACCAGGTGCAGGTAGGCCAGTCCGAGCGGGGCCAGACCGGCGAGCAGGGCCGCGTACAGCTCGTCCGTACCGTCTTCGGTGATGTCGTTGTAGGGGTTGGCCGGGGAGATCCGGAAGCCGGTGCGGTGGCCGCCGATCGCGGCGGCGACGGCGGCCGCGACTTCGACGCCGAACCGGATCCGGCCTTCGACGGTGGCGCCCCAGCCGTCGGTGCGCCGGTTGGCGTTGGCGGCCAGGAACTGGTGCACCAGGTAACCGTTGGCGCCGTGGATCTCCGCCCCGTCGAACCCGGCGGCGATCGCGTTGCGGGCGGCGGTGGCGAAGTCGGCGATGGTCGCGGCGATCTGCGGCTCGGTCAGCTCCCGTGGGGTCTCGAACTCCTGCAGGCCGTCGGCGGTGTAGAGCTTGCCGGCCGGTTTGACCGCGGACGGGCCGACCGGGTGCAGGCCGTCGGGCAGCACTCTGGGATGCCCGATCCGGCCGGTGTGCATGAGCTGCGCGAAGATCACCCCGCCGGCGGCGTGGACGGCGTCGGTGACCGTGCGCCACGCCTGCACCTGCTCGGCGGTGTGCAGGCCGGGGGTGCTGGTGTAGCCCTGCCCGGCAGGTGACGGCTGGGTGCCCTCGGTGATGATCAGCCCGGCGCCGGCACGCTGGGCGTAGTAGGTGGCCATCAGCTCGGTCGCGGTGGCGCCCGGCCCGTACGCGCGGCTGCGTGTCATCGGGGCCATCGCGATGCGGTTGGCCAGTGCGGTGCCGGCGAGGTCGTACGAGTCGAATGCGTCAGCCATGAACCCGAACCTAGTTCGCGACTTTTACACCGGTGTCACAAGATCGAGTGACCTGCCGCCACTCGTGAGTGGCCGCGGCGAGCAGCACCAGTTTCTCGGCGGCATCCGTTCCGGCATCCGGGTGATAGATCACCAGCATCATCCCGTCGGTCCCGCTGACCAGTAGTTTCTCCCGATTGAGGACCAGTTCGCCGACCTGCGGATGCTGGAACGCGACGACCGCACCGGACCGGGTGCGCACGTCGTGGCGCGCCCACAACCGCCGGAAAACGGGCTGGCCAGTGACAACTCGCCGACCAGTTCGATGCAGCGCGGATCGCCGGTGTCGGTGCCGACCGAATCCCGGAATCCGGCGACCAGCGCGGCGGCGGCCCGTTCCCAGTCGGGGAACATCGCCTGTTCGGCCGGGTCGAGGAACACGTCCCGCAGCCGGTTGCCGCCGGTCACCAGACGCGGCGACAACGCCCCGGCCAGGGGGTTGGCGGCCAGCACGTCCAGGTAGCGGCCTTCGACGAAAGCCGGCAGCGGCAGGGCCCGCAGGAGTTTCGCGGTCCCGGACGGAACGTTCTCCCGCCGGGGCCGCCGGGCCCGTCGGCGCTGCGGCGCGGCCAAACCCATCAGGTACGCCGTTCCACCGCCCCCGACGACCGCGCCGAGTACGTGCGCGCCGACCTGCTCGACGACGCCGGATGGGCCGCCGCCGCCGACGGCTGCGACTACGTCCTGCACGTCGCCTCCCCGGTGCACCCCGGCCACGTCGCCGACGAGAACGACCTGATCGTCCCAGCTGTGGAAGGGACACTGCGGGTACTGCGGGCCGCCCGGGACGCCGGTGTCAAGCGGGTCGTGCTGACATCGGCGTTCCACACGGTCGGTTTCGGTCACCCGCACACCGGTCACACGTTCACCGAGGACGACTGGTCGGTGATGCACGGCCCGGGAATGGACGCCTACGGCCGCAGCAAGGTTCTCGCCGAACGCGCCGCCTGGGACTTCCCCGGCGTGGAACTGACCGTGCTGCTGCCGGTGGCGGTGATGGGCCCCGCCTTCGGCGGCAAGGTGTCCGGCGCCAACCACATCGTGCAGCGCATGATCACCGGCCAGATGACCGGATTCCCGGACATGTACGTCCCGATCGTCGACGTCCGCGACGTGGCGGCCGCTCACGTGACGGCCATGACCGCACCCGGCGCGGCCGGCGAACGTGTCCTGCTCGCGAACGGCCAGCCGCTGTCGATGGCGCAGATCGCGGCCGTGCTCCAGGTCGAGGGCCGCCGCGTCCCGGACCTCCTGGTCCGGCTCGCCGCCCTGGTCAAACCGGAGTTCCGGTCGGTCGCCGGGGAACTCGGCCACGTCAAGAAGATCTCCGGCGCCAAAGCCCGCCGCGTCCTGGGCTGGCAGCCCCGCCCCGCCGAGGAGGCGATCCTGGCCGCCGCCGCATCCATGAAACGATGAACACCGATTCCGCTCGCTGAGCGGTGAACGGGGAGAAATCGTGCGGCTCGGGATACTGGTACTGACGATGGCCCTACTGACCGGCTGCGGATCCGGCAGCGACGACCGCGGGACCACCCTGCAACCACCCGCACCCACCGCGGAGAGCATCGTCGACCGGGTCTTCGGCGACGATCAGGTCCAGAACGCGCTCCTGACCGTCGCCGACCTCCCGACCGGCTGGAGTGTCAAACCCCGCGAGAGCCGGGCCCCGCGCGACGACTCCGACGAGTACGCGGAATGCTCGGAGTTCGCCGCCGCCCTCATCGAATACGACGACCTCTCCCACGGCGGTGTGGACTTCACCGCACCCAGCGGCGCCACCGTCAACCAGGGCGTCCTGTCCGTGACCGAACCCAAGGCCCGGAGTTTCCTCGCCGACTTCGCCACCGCCGTCACGAAATGCCCGAAAATGACCGGCACCACCCGCGGCGGCCACAGCATCACCATGTACCTGACCGCACTGTCGTTCCCGAAACTCGCCGACGAGACCTTCGCCCTGCGAATGTCCACGACAGCGTCCACCCAGACCATCACCATGGACCTGGTGATGGTCCGCCGCGCCGGCGTCATCACCGGCGTCGTTCAGACCACGATCGGCACCGTCGACACCACCACCACCGAGGACATCGCCCGGCGCGCCCTCGCCAAAGTGGAGAAGACGCTGATCTGAGCGGTCAGCGACGGCCGGTGGCCAGAGCCACCAGGAACTGGCCACCACCCGGCTCGACACTCGCG from Actinoplanes derwentensis includes these protein-coding regions:
- a CDS encoding sensor domain-containing protein, producing the protein MRLGILVLTMALLTGCGSGSDDRGTTLQPPAPTAESIVDRVFGDDQVQNALLTVADLPTGWSVKPRESRAPRDDSDEYAECSEFAAALIEYDDLSHGGVDFTAPSGATVNQGVLSVTEPKARSFLADFATAVTKCPKMTGTTRGGHSITMYLTALSFPKLADETFALRMSTTASTQTITMDLVMVRRAGVITGVVQTTIGTVDTTTTEDIARRALAKVEKTLI
- a CDS encoding NAD-dependent epimerase/dehydratase family protein; the encoded protein is MRADLLDDAGWAAAADGCDYVLHVASPVHPGHVADENDLIVPAVEGTLRVLRAARDAGVKRVVLTSAFHTVGFGHPHTGHTFTEDDWSVMHGPGMDAYGRSKVLAERAAWDFPGVELTVLLPVAVMGPAFGGKVSGANHIVQRMITGQMTGFPDMYVPIVDVRDVAAAHVTAMTAPGAAGERVLLANGQPLSMAQIAAVLQVEGRRVPDLLVRLAALVKPEFRSVAGELGHVKKISGAKARRVLGWQPRPAEEAILAAAASMKR
- a CDS encoding alkene reductase, whose amino-acid sequence is MADAFDSYDLAGTALANRIAMAPMTRSRAYGPGATATELMATYYAQRAGAGLIITEGTQPSPAGQGYTSTPGLHTAEQVQAWRTVTDAVHAAGGVIFAQLMHTGRIGHPRVLPDGLHPVGPSAVKPAGKLYTADGLQEFETPRELTEPQIAATIADFATAARNAIAAGFDGAEIHGANGYLVHQFLAANANRRTDGWGATVEGRIRFGVEVAAAVAAAIGGHRTGFRISPANPYNDITEDGTDELYAALLAGLAPLGLAYLHLVESPDRALTRRLRAAWPGTFVLNPATYPGITGPDALALIADGTADLVSFGALFLANPDLPARLAAGGPYNTPDKPSFFGGDHRGYTDYPTLAG